In a genomic window of Candidatus Palauibacter polyketidifaciens:
- a CDS encoding DUF4097 family beta strand repeat-containing protein has product MAPATVFLAVLAATSPGERDTTFVVPEGARIEIEHRDGDIRVMGANSREARVVLDDDDGRIRVQSSGGTIRLGTNRGGDGADLLIWLPEDVEVSVAGHEGDITVAGIARGAVSVRTADGDVGIDGAGSVSVATLDGGVTISNAGSATVSVTDGDVWLDQVAGSISVSGIDADVVVTNTDTRAVAVTVVDGDVWYDGAVQADGSYSLSTHDGDVTFAVPENAGARVSVSTFDGELVPSFPIQFRGGRLRGGEFTVGDGSAAVTLKSFDGDILLIRPGERTPDLELE; this is encoded by the coding sequence ATGGCCCCGGCGACGGTTTTCCTGGCGGTCCTCGCAGCGACAAGCCCCGGCGAGCGCGACACGACGTTCGTCGTGCCCGAGGGCGCGCGCATCGAGATCGAACACCGCGACGGAGACATCCGCGTGATGGGCGCGAACAGCCGCGAGGCGCGGGTCGTGCTCGACGACGATGACGGCAGGATTCGCGTGCAGTCCTCGGGTGGCACGATTCGGCTCGGCACGAACCGGGGCGGCGACGGCGCGGACTTGCTCATCTGGCTTCCGGAGGACGTCGAGGTGAGCGTGGCTGGACACGAGGGCGACATCACGGTCGCGGGCATCGCCCGGGGTGCGGTGTCTGTGAGAACGGCGGATGGAGACGTGGGGATCGATGGGGCCGGCAGCGTCAGCGTCGCCACGCTGGACGGCGGCGTGACGATATCGAACGCCGGATCCGCGACGGTCAGCGTGACGGACGGCGACGTGTGGCTCGACCAGGTCGCCGGGAGCATCAGCGTAAGCGGGATCGACGCCGACGTCGTCGTCACGAATACCGACACCCGCGCCGTCGCGGTCACGGTCGTGGACGGCGATGTCTGGTACGACGGCGCCGTTCAGGCGGACGGCAGCTACTCGCTCAGCACCCACGACGGCGATGTGACGTTCGCCGTCCCGGAGAACGCCGGCGCCCGCGTCTCCGTGTCCACCTTCGATGGAGAACTCGTCCCCTCGTTCCCCATCCAGTTCCGCGGAGGCCGTCTGCGGGGCGGCGAGTTCACGGTCGGGGACGGCTCCGCCGCCGTGACGCTGAAGTCGTTCGACGGAGACATCCTCCTCATCCGGCCGGGGGAGCGCACCCCCGACCTCGAACTCGAGTAA
- a CDS encoding zf-HC2 domain-containing protein yields MTDREQRKDRFRDRLSEYIDGNLGVEEEVLIERHLERCEDSARTLAELEAVVDRAASLGPREPAEDLWPGIAERIGVRPARLAGVAPDTSEAPTRRRPPVRFIARFAPQLAAGIALAWLSGALVWTAVTRDHIAGIPGTAGTSPVIGAPSLLPPSVQSASTLQGDGSSAEEYARLIAELERVLFDSERPLPPETVARIRRALVTIDRAIEDARAALLELPDDPYIQQHMENTMRRKSEFLAQAVQLAATD; encoded by the coding sequence ATGACAGATCGAGAACAGCGGAAGGATCGCTTTCGGGACCGTCTTTCCGAGTACATCGACGGCAACCTCGGCGTCGAGGAGGAGGTCCTGATCGAGCGGCACCTGGAGCGCTGCGAGGACTCCGCCCGAACGCTCGCGGAGCTCGAGGCCGTGGTGGACCGGGCCGCGAGCCTCGGGCCGCGCGAACCGGCCGAGGATCTCTGGCCCGGCATCGCGGAGCGGATCGGCGTCCGGCCCGCCAGGCTCGCGGGCGTGGCGCCCGACACCTCCGAAGCGCCAACCCGAAGGAGGCCGCCCGTCCGCTTCATCGCGCGTTTCGCGCCGCAGCTCGCGGCCGGCATCGCGCTGGCGTGGCTCTCCGGGGCCCTCGTGTGGACGGCCGTGACGCGGGACCACATCGCGGGGATCCCGGGCACGGCGGGCACCTCCCCGGTAATCGGCGCTCCGTCGCTCCTGCCGCCGTCCGTGCAAAGCGCCTCGACGCTTCAAGGCGACGGATCGAGCGCCGAGGAATACGCCCGTCTGATCGCTGAACTCGAGCGCGTGCTGTTCGACTCGGAGCGGCCGCTGCCGCCGGAGACCGTGGCGCGTATCCGGCGCGCTCTCGTGACGATCGACCGGGCCATCGAGGACGCGCGAGCCGCGCTGCTCGAGCTGCCCGATGACCCCTACATACAGCAACACATGGAGAACACTATGCGACGCAAGTCGGAGTTCCTTGCCCAGGCCGTACAGCTCGCGGCGACAGACTGA
- a CDS encoding amidase, which translates to MIDRRGFIGASVAGGLGAVAAVSGCASDGDSAGAGAGEEAGATAVPPFELDEATVDQLQASMASGERTARSIAEMYLERIEALDGQGPALRSIIETNPDALAIADELDAERAAGNVRGPLHGIPVALKDNLDTHDRMTTTAGSLALEGSVPPQDSFIAARLREAGAVILAKANLSEWAYFRGIRATSGWSARGGQCRNPYALDRNPCGSSSGSGVAASANLCALTVGTETGGSIMCPSSSNGIVGIKPTVGLWSRAGVIPISHSQDTAGPMCRTVRDAAILLGACIGVDPRDSATAGSEGRGHADYTQFLDPAGLQGARIGVVRSFPGFDPRVLALFDEAVEAMRAEGAVIIDSANMDAAAWNDPLSLVLLEYEFKADLNAYLAGLGPDAPVKSLAEVIDFNERNADREMQHFGQERLIASQARGPLTDPEYLNAKATIQQANREDGIDRLAREHGLDAIIAPTRDLPWPTDHIKGDRLDGGSSAAPAAIAGYPDITVPMGFVKGLPTGVSFFGPAWTEPTLLRIAYAYEQATQQRRAPTFATTLG; encoded by the coding sequence ATGATCGATCGACGAGGCTTTATCGGGGCCAGCGTGGCCGGCGGACTGGGGGCCGTGGCGGCCGTGTCGGGCTGCGCGTCCGACGGCGACTCGGCGGGCGCCGGGGCCGGGGAGGAGGCCGGCGCGACGGCGGTGCCGCCGTTCGAACTGGACGAGGCGACGGTCGATCAGCTCCAGGCGAGCATGGCGTCGGGCGAGCGCACGGCCCGTTCGATCGCGGAGATGTACCTGGAACGGATCGAGGCGCTGGACGGGCAGGGGCCCGCACTGCGTTCGATCATCGAGACGAACCCCGACGCGCTCGCGATCGCGGATGAACTCGACGCGGAGCGCGCCGCCGGCAACGTGCGCGGCCCGCTGCACGGGATCCCGGTCGCGCTCAAGGATAACCTCGATACGCACGACCGGATGACGACGACGGCCGGGTCGTTGGCGCTGGAGGGTTCGGTCCCGCCGCAGGACTCGTTCATCGCCGCCCGGCTGCGCGAGGCGGGCGCCGTAATCCTCGCCAAGGCGAACCTGAGCGAGTGGGCCTATTTCAGGGGCATCAGGGCGACGAGCGGATGGAGCGCGCGCGGCGGCCAGTGCCGGAACCCCTACGCGCTCGACCGGAATCCGTGCGGTTCGAGTTCCGGCTCCGGCGTCGCGGCGTCGGCGAACCTGTGCGCGCTCACGGTGGGGACGGAGACGGGCGGCTCCATCATGTGTCCCTCCTCGAGCAACGGGATCGTGGGGATCAAGCCGACGGTCGGGCTCTGGAGCCGAGCCGGGGTTATCCCCATTTCCCATTCACAGGACACCGCGGGACCCATGTGCCGGACGGTCCGCGACGCCGCCATCCTGCTCGGCGCGTGCATCGGCGTCGATCCCCGGGATTCCGCCACCGCCGGGAGCGAGGGCCGCGGGCATGCCGACTACACGCAGTTCCTCGATCCGGCGGGGCTTCAGGGCGCCCGCATCGGGGTCGTGCGCAGCTTCCCGGGCTTCGATCCGCGCGTACTGGCGCTGTTCGACGAGGCGGTCGAGGCGATGCGGGCGGAGGGCGCGGTCATCATCGATTCCGCGAACATGGACGCGGCCGCCTGGAACGACCCGCTCTCGCTCGTCCTGCTTGAATACGAGTTCAAGGCCGATCTCAACGCCTATCTCGCCGGGCTGGGTCCGGACGCCCCCGTGAAGAGCCTCGCCGAGGTCATCGACTTCAACGAGCGCAACGCCGACCGGGAGATGCAGCACTTCGGCCAGGAGCGCCTGATCGCCTCCCAGGCGAGGGGACCGCTCACGGACCCCGAATACCTGAACGCGAAGGCGACGATTCAGCAGGCAAACCGGGAGGATGGGATCGACCGTCTTGCCCGCGAACACGGCCTCGATGCGATCATCGCCCCGACGCGGGACCTCCCGTGGCCGACCGACCACATCAAGGGCGACAGGCTCGACGGGGGGTCGTCAGCCGCGCCCGCCGCGATCGCCGGCTACCCGGACATCACGGTGCCGATGGGGTTCGTGAAGGGGCTTCCGACGGGGGTCTCCTTCTTCGGTCCGGCCTGGACGGAGCCCACGCTGCTGCGGATCGCCTACGCCTACGAGCAGGCCACGCAGCAGCGCCGGGCGCCCACGTTCGCTACGACCCTCGGCTGA
- a CDS encoding RNA polymerase sigma factor, with amino-acid sequence MIEPNGKSRELGPDARAEGQPSAGVEADVRAATFGDAEAFERLYRAHVSRVYGLACRMAGSERADELTQDVFVRAWEKLGTFRGESAFSSWLYRLAVNLLCSRLRALKLQREREMANEIPLALARARRDSIEIRLDFEVALERLPDGAREVFVLHDVEGYKHREIAEMMEITPGTSKSQLHRARMILRRHLDR; translated from the coding sequence GTGATCGAACCGAACGGTAAATCCCGGGAGCTCGGGCCGGACGCGCGGGCGGAGGGGCAACCTTCCGCCGGCGTCGAGGCGGACGTGCGGGCGGCGACGTTCGGGGATGCCGAGGCGTTCGAGCGTCTCTACCGCGCCCACGTGTCGCGGGTGTACGGGCTCGCGTGCCGAATGGCCGGGAGCGAGCGGGCGGACGAACTCACGCAGGACGTCTTCGTTCGGGCGTGGGAGAAGCTCGGGACGTTCCGCGGGGAATCGGCCTTCAGTTCGTGGCTGTACCGGTTGGCGGTGAACCTCCTGTGCAGCCGGCTGCGAGCGCTGAAGCTGCAGAGGGAACGGGAGATGGCGAACGAGATTCCCCTGGCGTTGGCCCGGGCGCGCCGAGACAGCATCGAGATCCGTCTCGACTTCGAGGTTGCGCTCGAACGGCTCCCGGATGGGGCGCGCGAGGTCTTCGTCCTGCACGACGTCGAGGGTTACAAGCACCGCGAGATCGCGGAGATGATGGAGATCACGCCCGGGACTTCGAAGTCCCAGCTGCACCGGGCACGGATGATTCTGAGACGGCACCTGGACAGGTAG
- a CDS encoding cyclase family protein: MAISELSRAAAAALIGGVAAACSVWVETPGDTSAASAHPGGEAPGPLDLEGYSLVDLSHAFGDETVYWPTDTAGFALQELAFGETEAGYFYSAYSLATAEHGGTHIDAPIHFLEGGPDVASIPLGRLIGPAIVIDITAQAAEDADYRLTAADVAAHEAEYGLIEPGSLVLLRTGWSARWPDALSYLGDDTPGDASQLHFPSYGEAAARLLVEERGAAALGADVASIDYGASTDFIVHQIVAAANAPGLENLTNLDRLPPRGATVIALPMKISGGSGAPLRAIAIVPPSN, from the coding sequence ATGGCGATCTCGGAGCTTTCGCGCGCGGCGGCAGCGGCCCTCATCGGGGGCGTGGCGGCGGCCTGTTCGGTGTGGGTGGAGACCCCCGGCGACACGTCGGCCGCCTCGGCACACCCGGGCGGCGAAGCTCCGGGACCGCTCGATCTGGAGGGCTACAGCCTCGTCGATCTCAGCCACGCCTTCGGCGACGAGACGGTCTACTGGCCGACGGACACGGCAGGGTTCGCGCTGCAGGAACTGGCCTTCGGGGAGACCGAGGCCGGCTACTTCTACTCCGCCTACTCCCTCGCGACGGCCGAGCACGGCGGCACCCACATCGATGCCCCCATCCATTTCCTCGAGGGAGGGCCTGACGTCGCATCGATCCCGCTCGGGCGGCTCATCGGTCCGGCGATCGTGATCGATATCACGGCTCAGGCGGCCGAAGATGCGGACTATCGACTGACCGCAGCCGACGTCGCGGCACACGAGGCGGAGTACGGCCTGATCGAGCCCGGGAGCCTCGTTCTCCTCCGAACGGGGTGGAGCGCGCGCTGGCCCGACGCCCTCTCATACCTCGGCGACGACACGCCCGGAGATGCCTCGCAACTCCACTTCCCAAGTTACGGCGAGGCCGCCGCGCGCCTCCTCGTCGAGGAGCGAGGGGCCGCCGCCCTCGGAGCCGATGTGGCTTCCATCGACTACGGGGCTTCCACCGACTTCATCGTGCACCAGATCGTCGCCGCGGCGAATGCGCCGGGTCTCGAGAATCTCACGAACCTCGACCGCCTTCCGCCCCGCGGCGCCACCGTCATCGCCCTGCCCATGAAGATCTCGGGCGGGTCCGGCGCCCCCCTGCGCGCGATCGCGATCGTGCCGCCCTCGAATTGA
- a CDS encoding DMT family transporter → MRRITRGLLIVFLASLGYGALPIFAKLALAEGVEVLPLLAWRFLLGSGLLWIFVVATGRPRPPRGRRTGLVLLGLLYAFNSVCYMLGLDRLPASVATLVLFSYPAMTVLLSRLWVGERLTPRRIAALALTTIGCALTVGAGLGGGDPLGVGLVLLAVVFLAAWIVRSHGVFAGLPPISATATALTSTALAISVTGLATGGIGVPLTPAPLLLLGAIGLFSTAVPITAFLIGIQWIGPGRAATAATMEPAVTLALAAAVLGDRLSAAQWLGAALILAGVISLRLEPRSDIADGHP, encoded by the coding sequence ATGCGCAGGATCACTCGGGGCCTCCTCATCGTCTTCCTTGCCTCCCTCGGCTATGGGGCCCTGCCGATCTTCGCCAAGCTCGCGCTCGCCGAGGGAGTCGAGGTGCTGCCGCTGCTCGCCTGGCGCTTCCTGCTCGGGAGCGGGCTGCTGTGGATCTTCGTGGTCGCCACCGGGCGGCCCCGGCCCCCGCGAGGACGACGGACCGGTCTCGTCCTCCTCGGTCTGCTGTACGCGTTCAACTCTGTGTGCTACATGCTCGGGCTCGACCGCCTGCCGGCGTCGGTCGCGACGCTCGTTCTGTTCAGTTATCCGGCGATGACCGTGCTCCTGTCGCGGCTCTGGGTCGGCGAACGGCTGACTCCGCGTCGCATCGCCGCCCTGGCGCTCACGACCATCGGGTGCGCGCTGACCGTTGGAGCCGGACTCGGAGGGGGGGACCCGCTGGGCGTGGGGCTCGTTTTGCTCGCGGTCGTGTTCCTGGCGGCGTGGATCGTGCGGAGCCATGGGGTCTTCGCCGGGCTGCCGCCCATCTCCGCGACGGCCACGGCGCTGACGTCCACCGCGTTAGCGATCTCGGTGACCGGGCTGGCTACCGGCGGAATCGGGGTGCCGCTCACGCCCGCCCCGCTTCTCCTCCTCGGGGCGATCGGCCTCTTCTCGACCGCCGTCCCGATCACGGCCTTCCTCATCGGGATCCAGTGGATCGGCCCGGGCAGGGCGGCGACCGCCGCGACCATGGAGCCCGCGGTGACGCTCGCGCTCGCCGCCGCCGTGCTCGGCGACCGCCTCTCGGCCGCGCAGTGGCTCGGCGCCGCGCTCATCCTCGCCGGGGTCATCTCGCTTCGGCTGGAGCCTCGATCGGATATCGCCGATGGCCATCCCTAG
- a CDS encoding TonB-dependent receptor, whose translation MNPRSALARNVLVAALFAASFTPVAAQQGTITGRVTDMETGAPVTNASVQALGQPDGPVASDESGAFRLSVPAGTHSVLVTRIGYETSRTDGVTVDAGGAVSVTIELRSRALTLNQLVVTVSRREEKELDAPASISTLSGEEISRLISRTPADHIRTLPGVDMASTGLTQSYVVVRGFNNVSSGRLLSIVDNRYARIPALRINAINMIPTTDMDIERIELARGPGAALYGPNAAEGVMHIITHSPIDRPGSTVTLGGGERSLFQFLGRSAHRVSERFGLKVSGQYLRGDDWEYVDPWEVSAREQNPGHPRIGVRDPVNERYFADLRADYRFAGDGEFILSGGLNNSLSSINLTTVGSAQTHDWQYRYGQARLLKGRLFGQVFLNQTHSGDNSYLLRSGELIVDRSRTMAAQLQHGLDLGDGQSFTYGVDWQRVEPRSEGTIYGRNEDDDILIERGAYLHSETRLGDRMDLVTALRVDDHNRLAGVNISPRAALVFRPAQDQNLRLTYNRAFATPSTSSLFLDLPTGAIPVAPGVGYTLRAFGVPAGGLTFADRCPGGLMGHCMRSPFRPGQLPASAALFWDALITQLAPRTLHDFLLEPGRLPADPQLGTVFRRLDPNALGSGGEIFPLDTGPADLPELVPTVFNSFEVGYKGLIRDRVSLAADLYLANVENFVGPLKVESPNVFLDPASVGAFLTSRLAPLIQAGQITPDQVTELAAGLAAVPVGAVTPDQVDSADLLMAARNFGSASYWGVDLSARILASDRLSLSAAYSFQSTECFDFDEDEHCPGSDDLTLNAPSHKGSIGVAFTDRAAGLFLNGRWRFADAFAMASGVFAGMVDAYHVLDVSGGYQLPFQTNARVELTVYNLLNNRHREFVGAPELGRLALVRVRYDF comes from the coding sequence ATGAACCCGCGATCTGCGCTGGCCCGAAATGTCCTGGTCGCGGCCCTGTTCGCGGCGTCCTTCACCCCGGTCGCCGCGCAGCAGGGGACCATCACCGGCCGTGTCACCGACATGGAAACGGGCGCACCGGTGACGAATGCTTCCGTCCAGGCTCTGGGCCAGCCGGACGGCCCGGTCGCCAGCGACGAATCCGGCGCCTTCCGCCTCTCCGTGCCCGCCGGCACGCATTCCGTTCTGGTGACCCGGATCGGGTACGAGACGTCGCGAACCGATGGTGTGACCGTAGACGCGGGCGGTGCCGTCTCCGTAACCATCGAACTCCGCTCCCGGGCGTTGACGCTCAACCAACTCGTGGTGACGGTCTCGCGGAGGGAGGAGAAGGAACTCGACGCGCCGGCCTCGATCTCGACGCTCAGTGGCGAAGAGATTTCCCGCCTGATCTCGCGCACGCCCGCCGACCACATCAGGACGCTCCCGGGCGTCGACATGGCATCCACCGGACTCACACAGAGTTACGTGGTCGTGCGGGGATTCAATAACGTCTCTTCCGGACGCCTGCTGAGCATCGTCGACAACCGCTATGCGCGCATTCCGGCGCTCAGGATCAACGCCATAAACATGATCCCGACGACGGACATGGATATCGAGCGGATCGAGTTGGCGCGCGGCCCGGGTGCGGCGCTCTACGGCCCCAACGCGGCCGAGGGCGTCATGCACATCATCACACACTCCCCGATCGACAGGCCCGGATCGACGGTGACCCTGGGCGGCGGCGAGCGGTCGCTCTTCCAGTTTCTCGGCCGGAGCGCCCACCGGGTGTCGGAGCGCTTCGGTCTGAAGGTCTCCGGCCAGTATCTTCGGGGCGACGACTGGGAGTACGTGGATCCCTGGGAGGTCTCGGCTCGGGAGCAGAACCCGGGGCATCCGCGCATCGGCGTCCGCGATCCGGTCAACGAGCGCTATTTTGCCGATCTTCGCGCCGACTATCGATTTGCCGGCGACGGGGAGTTCATCCTCTCGGGTGGGCTCAACAACTCGCTGAGCAGCATCAACCTCACCACCGTCGGCTCCGCGCAGACGCACGACTGGCAGTACCGCTACGGCCAGGCAAGGCTGCTCAAGGGCCGTTTGTTCGGGCAGGTCTTCCTCAACCAGACGCACTCGGGCGACAACAGCTACCTGTTGCGCAGCGGGGAACTCATCGTCGACCGGTCACGCACGATGGCCGCCCAATTGCAGCACGGCCTCGATCTGGGCGACGGGCAGAGCTTCACCTACGGCGTCGACTGGCAGCGCGTCGAACCCCGTTCGGAGGGCACGATTTACGGGCGCAACGAGGACGACGACATACTGATCGAGAGGGGTGCGTACCTGCACTCCGAGACGCGCCTCGGCGACCGGATGGATCTTGTCACGGCCCTGCGGGTCGACGACCACAACCGGCTGGCCGGGGTGAACATCTCTCCCCGCGCCGCCCTGGTCTTCCGGCCCGCCCAGGACCAGAACCTGCGCCTGACCTATAATCGGGCCTTCGCGACGCCTTCAACCTCCAGCCTGTTCCTGGACCTCCCGACCGGAGCGATCCCGGTCGCGCCGGGCGTCGGCTACACGCTGCGGGCGTTCGGCGTTCCGGCCGGCGGCCTGACCTTCGCCGACCGGTGTCCGGGCGGGCTCATGGGGCACTGCATGCGCTCCCCGTTCCGCCCCGGCCAGCTTCCTGCGAGCGCGGCGCTGTTCTGGGACGCGCTGATCACGCAGTTGGCCCCGCGGACCCTGCACGACTTCCTGCTGGAGCCCGGGCGTCTCCCCGCCGACCCCCAGCTGGGCACGGTCTTCCGTCGCCTGGACCCGAACGCCCTGGGTTCAGGCGGCGAGATCTTCCCCCTCGACACCGGCCCCGCCGACCTTCCCGAACTCGTGCCCACGGTGTTCAACAGCTTCGAGGTCGGGTACAAGGGGTTGATCAGGGATCGCGTGAGTCTGGCGGCGGACCTGTACCTGGCCAACGTCGAGAATTTCGTTGGCCCGCTCAAGGTCGAATCTCCCAATGTCTTTCTGGATCCCGCTTCGGTCGGCGCCTTCCTCACGAGCCGGCTTGCTCCGCTCATTCAGGCGGGGCAGATCACTCCCGATCAGGTCACCGAGCTGGCTGCCGGGCTCGCCGCGGTTCCGGTCGGTGCCGTGACCCCGGATCAGGTGGACTCCGCAGATCTGCTGATGGCCGCGCGCAACTTCGGGTCGGCCAGCTACTGGGGCGTCGACCTGTCCGCCCGCATCCTGGCCTCCGACCGGCTGAGCCTTTCGGCGGCCTATTCGTTCCAGAGCACGGAGTGCTTCGACTTCGACGAGGACGAACACTGCCCCGGATCGGACGACCTGACGCTCAACGCACCGAGCCACAAGGGCTCGATCGGGGTCGCGTTCACCGATCGAGCCGCAGGCCTCTTCCTGAATGGGCGCTGGCGCTTCGCCGATGCCTTCGCCATGGCTTCGGGCGTCTTCGCCGGCATGGTGGATGCCTATCACGTTCTCGACGTGTCCGGGGGCTATCAGCTGCCCTTCCAGACGAACGCCCGTGTCGAGCTGACCGTGTACAATCTGCTGAACAACCGCCACCGGGAGTTCGTCGGTGCACCGGAGCTGGGAAGGCTCGCGCTCGTGCGGGTGCGGTACGACTTCTGA
- the ggt gene encoding gamma-glutamyltransferase: MPRKFAFAIRTLALSASIAIIVLAPLAAQSGRMAAPSRGGMVVSSHYLASEAGQEILNRGGNAVDAAVATAFALAVTLPSAGNVGGGGFLVYHGADGEVTTFNFREKAALSATERMYLGENGEVRDNSNHIGLLAVGVPGTVAGMWKAHQRLGRLPWADLVEPAIRLAEDGMPSTWAMQNWLRSLPGRAGPLYDATRAAFLKDGVRMYEPGETFRQPDLAETLRRIQSDGHDGFYRGTTAKLLADFMAEHGGLITEEDLARYEADELTPIHGTYRGYDVYSMPPPSSGGTGLVEMLNILEGYDLAEIGHNSALYLHLLTESMRRSYADRALHLGDPKFNPEMPIDRLTSKEYAGLLRASIDTERASRSDSAAFNGAFLEESEETTHYSVVDSDGNAVAVTYTLEFGYGSSIVVPGAGFLLNNELGDFNAIPGRTNSRGTIGTPPNLVAPEKQPLSSMTPTIVARDGRPVLAIGSPGGRTIINTTLQVVLNVVDHGMTGSQFGRAIESPRIHHQWLPDVTSFEEWGFSPDTQRLYEGMGHVTRTRSGQGQAMGIYIDWDTGLRWGASDSRAFDGGARGN; encoded by the coding sequence ATGCCCAGGAAGTTCGCGTTCGCCATCCGGACCCTCGCCCTGAGCGCGTCCATCGCCATCATCGTCCTCGCGCCGCTCGCCGCCCAGTCCGGCCGCATGGCCGCGCCCTCGCGCGGAGGCATGGTCGTGAGCAGCCACTACCTCGCCTCGGAAGCGGGCCAGGAGATCCTGAACCGGGGCGGCAACGCAGTCGACGCCGCCGTGGCCACCGCCTTCGCGCTGGCCGTAACGCTGCCTTCGGCCGGCAACGTGGGTGGTGGCGGCTTCCTCGTGTATCACGGGGCGGACGGCGAGGTGACGACGTTCAACTTCCGCGAAAAGGCGGCGCTCTCGGCGACGGAGCGCATGTACCTGGGCGAGAACGGCGAGGTCCGGGATAACTCGAACCACATCGGCCTGCTCGCCGTCGGCGTGCCGGGCACCGTGGCCGGCATGTGGAAGGCGCACCAGCGGCTGGGCCGCCTGCCGTGGGCGGATCTCGTCGAGCCCGCGATCCGGCTGGCCGAGGACGGCATGCCCTCCACGTGGGCGATGCAGAACTGGCTCCGCTCCCTGCCCGGGCGGGCGGGGCCGCTCTATGATGCGACCCGCGCGGCCTTCCTCAAGGACGGCGTCCGCATGTACGAGCCGGGGGAGACCTTCCGTCAGCCGGACCTCGCCGAGACGCTGCGCCGCATCCAGAGCGACGGGCACGACGGTTTCTACCGCGGCACGACGGCGAAGCTGCTCGCCGATTTCATGGCCGAGCACGGAGGCCTGATCACGGAGGAGGACCTGGCCCGCTACGAGGCGGACGAGTTGACCCCGATTCACGGAACGTACCGGGGCTACGACGTCTACTCGATGCCGCCGCCGAGTTCGGGCGGCACGGGGCTCGTGGAGATGCTCAATATCCTCGAGGGGTACGACCTGGCCGAGATCGGGCACAACTCGGCGCTCTACCTGCACCTGCTCACCGAATCGATGCGGCGCTCGTACGCGGACCGAGCCCTCCACCTCGGCGACCCGAAGTTCAATCCGGAGATGCCGATCGACCGTCTGACGTCCAAGGAATACGCCGGTCTCCTGCGGGCGAGCATCGACACGGAGAGGGCTTCCAGGAGCGATTCGGCGGCCTTCAACGGCGCCTTCCTCGAGGAGAGCGAGGAGACGACCCACTATTCCGTCGTGGACTCGGACGGGAACGCGGTCGCGGTCACGTACACGCTCGAGTTCGGCTACGGGTCCAGCATCGTCGTCCCCGGGGCCGGTTTTCTGCTGAACAACGAACTCGGCGACTTCAACGCGATCCCCGGCCGCACGAATTCGCGCGGCACGATCGGGACGCCGCCCAACCTCGTGGCGCCCGAGAAGCAACCGCTGTCCAGCATGACACCGACGATCGTCGCGCGTGACGGCCGTCCGGTGCTCGCGATCGGAAGTCCGGGGGGGCGGACGATCATCAACACCACGCTGCAGGTCGTGCTCAACGTCGTCGACCACGGGATGACCGGGTCGCAGTTCGGCCGGGCCATCGAGTCGCCGCGCATCCACCACCAGTGGCTGCCCGACGTGACCTCGTTCGAGGAGTGGGGCTTCTCGCCCGACACGCAGCGTCTCTACGAGGGCATGGGACACGTGACGCGGACGCGGAGCGGACAGGGTCAGGCGATGGGCATCTATATCGACTGGGACACGGGGCTCCGCTGGGGCGCTTCCGACAGCCGTGCCTTCGACGGCGGCGCCCGCGGCAACTAG